Proteins found in one Carboxydocella sporoproducens DSM 16521 genomic segment:
- a CDS encoding energy-coupling factor ABC transporter substrate-binding protein: MKKQNLILLLMAVVLSLGPLVLLPNAPFAGADGQAEEVISQLRPDYKPWFQNFWQPPSGEVESLLFALQAALGSGFIGYYLGYLRGKKQAEEKKGHV, from the coding sequence ATGAAAAAGCAAAATCTTATTTTATTGCTAATGGCCGTGGTTTTATCTTTAGGACCTCTTGTCCTGTTGCCCAATGCCCCTTTCGCTGGAGCTGATGGGCAGGCGGAAGAAGTGATCAGCCAGTTGCGTCCTGACTACAAGCCCTGGTTCCAGAATTTCTGGCAACCGCCCAGCGGGGAAGTGGAAAGCTTGCTCTTTGCCCTGCAAGCAGCCCTGGGCAGTGGTTTTATTGGCTATTATTTAGGCTATCTTCGCGGCAAAAAACAGGCAGAGGAGAAAAAAGGGCATGTTTAA
- a CDS encoding DUF503 domain-containing protein, with protein sequence MTRLIIGCGRITLYLADGHSLKDKRRVLQSIISRMRSKFNVAVAEIADQDLWQKITLGIAVIGGNSAHAGSQLQAIIDWLEAEPRLRVGEVETEIL encoded by the coding sequence GTGACCAGATTGATTATTGGCTGTGGACGGATTACCCTTTACCTGGCAGATGGGCATTCCCTGAAGGATAAAAGACGGGTTTTACAGAGTATAATTAGCAGAATGCGCAGCAAATTCAATGTGGCGGTGGCAGAGATAGCCGATCAGGATTTGTGGCAGAAAATCACCCTGGGCATTGCTGTCATTGGCGGCAATTCAGCTCATGCGGGCAGCCAGCTCCAGGCTATTATCGACTGGCTGGAAGCGGAACCGCGCCTGCGGGTGGGTGAGGTGGAAACAGAAATACTGTAA
- the ytxJ gene encoding bacillithiol system redox-active protein YtxJ, producing MGKFIDVMQVEELEEILRQGGKKLFFKHSATCPISARAHQEVEQWLAERGPEQVVYRIVVQAARPVSNRLAEVSGVAHASPQVLWLDGTSPLWHTSHGQITRANLQAHIN from the coding sequence ATGGGAAAATTCATCGATGTAATGCAGGTGGAAGAACTGGAGGAAATTTTGCGTCAAGGCGGGAAAAAGCTGTTTTTTAAACACAGCGCTACCTGTCCTATCAGTGCCCGGGCTCACCAGGAAGTGGAACAATGGCTGGCTGAACGGGGGCCGGAGCAGGTAGTCTATCGCATTGTAGTGCAGGCAGCCCGACCGGTGAGTAACCGCCTGGCCGAAGTGAGTGGGGTAGCCCATGCCAGTCCCCAGGTTCTCTGGCTGGATGGGACCAGTCCCCTCTGGCATACCAGCCATGGCCAGATAACCAGGGCCAACCTGCAGGCTCATATTAACTAA
- a CDS encoding nucleoside recognition domain-containing protein translates to MNWQETLYRGWKKGINTTWVLAKTMLPIYIAVNLLKLTPLFTWLADICRPLMALFGLPGEAATALVIGNLLNLYAAIGAMAAITLTGKQITIISLMLLLSHNLLVETAVSRQTGIAGWPLVAVRLGFSFLAGIILNLFW, encoded by the coding sequence GTGAACTGGCAGGAGACATTATACAGAGGCTGGAAAAAGGGGATAAATACCACCTGGGTGCTGGCCAAAACCATGCTACCTATCTACATAGCAGTGAACTTACTTAAACTGACGCCCCTGTTTACCTGGTTGGCGGATATTTGTCGGCCCTTGATGGCCCTGTTCGGTTTACCGGGGGAAGCGGCTACCGCCCTGGTGATCGGCAATTTGCTCAATCTCTATGCTGCCATTGGGGCCATGGCGGCTATCACCTTAACGGGGAAACAGATTACCATTATCTCTTTAATGCTGTTGCTTTCCCATAATTTACTGGTAGAAACCGCTGTTTCCCGTCAGACTGGAATCGCTGGCTGGCCGCTGGTAGCAGTGCGATTGGGTTTTTCCTTTTTGGCGGGGATCATTTTGAATTTATTCTGGTAG
- a CDS encoding nucleoside recognition domain-containing protein, with amino-acid sequence METILSIGMGSLRLIWDVAVIVIPIMLVLEILKDLKWLDIAAGWLAPALGKIHLSRAAALPLLVGLVFGIAYGAGVIIAAAREGELSRKDLHLLSIFLVLNHAIIEDTLLFARIGASGWLLLTARTVMAIIVTWMVGKWLLKEEQSWENSSM; translated from the coding sequence GTGGAAACAATACTGTCCATCGGCATGGGGAGCCTGCGGCTGATCTGGGATGTGGCCGTTATCGTCATACCTATTATGCTGGTACTGGAGATTCTGAAAGATCTAAAATGGCTGGATATAGCGGCCGGCTGGCTGGCCCCGGCTCTGGGCAAAATCCATCTGTCCCGGGCAGCGGCTTTGCCCTTGCTGGTAGGTTTGGTTTTCGGTATTGCCTATGGGGCCGGGGTGATAATAGCGGCGGCCCGGGAGGGGGAGCTGTCCCGCAAGGATTTGCATTTGCTCAGTATCTTTCTGGTACTCAATCATGCTATCATCGAAGATACCCTTTTGTTTGCCAGGATTGGTGCCAGTGGATGGCTGTTGTTGACAGCCAGGACGGTGATGGCTATTATTGTTACCTGGATGGTGGGAAAATGGTTATTGAAGGAGGAGCAGTCATGGGAAAATTCATCGATGTAA
- a CDS encoding energy-coupling factor ABC transporter permease has translation MKKYKSLVLIGLGLLWFTLNAPVNAYAMHIAEGFLPPVWAGLWYLLFLPFLAWGLYRINRIVKANPGVKMLLGLVGAFAFVLSALKIPSVTGSCSHPTGVGLGAILFGPAAMMVLGTIVLLFQALLLAHGGVTTLGANAFSMAITGPLVSYGLYKLLQKTGVNRSFSIFLAATLGDLATYLVTSVQLALAFPTGGLIAAFLKFAGIFALTQIPLAISEGLLTVVVFNTISNYNRQELVELAVLTEEG, from the coding sequence ATGAAAAAGTACAAGTCATTAGTTCTGATTGGTTTGGGTTTATTATGGTTTACTTTAAATGCCCCTGTTAATGCTTATGCCATGCACATAGCTGAAGGCTTCCTGCCGCCGGTTTGGGCGGGATTATGGTATTTGCTGTTCTTGCCCTTTTTGGCCTGGGGTTTGTACCGGATAAACCGGATAGTAAAAGCCAACCCCGGAGTAAAGATGCTCCTGGGTTTGGTGGGAGCTTTTGCCTTTGTACTATCTGCATTAAAAATACCTTCCGTAACCGGTAGCTGTTCCCATCCAACGGGAGTGGGGCTGGGAGCTATCCTGTTTGGTCCAGCTGCCATGATGGTGCTGGGCACGATTGTTCTCCTTTTTCAGGCTTTACTGCTGGCCCATGGCGGGGTAACTACTTTAGGAGCCAATGCCTTTTCTATGGCTATTACTGGCCCTCTGGTTTCCTATGGACTTTACAAGCTTTTGCAAAAAACCGGGGTGAACCGCAGTTTCAGCATTTTTCTGGCCGCTACCCTGGGGGACCTGGCTACCTATCTGGTGACATCGGTTCAGCTGGCCCTGGCATTTCCCACCGGTGGGCTCATTGCTGCCTTTCTCAAATTTGCCGGGATTTTTGCCCTTACCCAGATTCCGCTGGCCATCAGCGAAGGCTTGCTGACTGTAGTGGTCTTTAATACCATCAGCAATTATAACCGCCAGGAGTTAGTGGAACTGGCAGTTCTGACGGAGGAGGGTTAA
- a CDS encoding LL-diaminopimelate aminotransferase: MVQVARRIELLTTGIFSVMEAKKREVEARGLPVINLGIGSPDRPPAPHIKAALRAGIEKDVNYRYPVFEGCLELRQAIARWYQRRFDVELDPEREVLVLMGSQDGLAHLAWAYIEAGDLALVPDPGYPIYSASILLAGGELYPLPLKEENGFLPRLEDIPAEVARRAKLLTLNYPSNPVAAVADRAFFRQAVEFARQYDLLVCHDAAYSELAFDGFKPMSFLEVPGAREVGVEFHSCSKSFNMAGCRIGFVVGNQEVIANLNKIKSNIDYGVFSAVQEAAIAALEGPQDFVRENAATYQKRRDVLVEGLAEAGWQIPKPKGSMFLWARIPAGFSTSMEFALTLLEKAGVLVIPGHAFGAQGEGYVRIALTQEVPLLQEAVARIKANFHF; the protein is encoded by the coding sequence ATGGTTCAGGTAGCACGGCGTATCGAACTGCTGACTACCGGGATTTTTTCCGTAATGGAGGCCAAAAAGCGGGAAGTGGAGGCCCGGGGCTTGCCAGTGATCAATCTGGGGATTGGCAGCCCGGACCGCCCTCCTGCTCCGCATATAAAAGCTGCCTTGCGTGCCGGGATTGAAAAGGATGTTAATTATCGTTATCCGGTGTTTGAGGGCTGTTTGGAGTTACGGCAAGCTATTGCCCGCTGGTATCAGCGCCGTTTTGATGTGGAGCTGGATCCGGAGCGGGAAGTGCTGGTGTTGATGGGATCCCAGGACGGGCTGGCCCATCTGGCCTGGGCCTATATTGAGGCGGGAGACCTGGCTCTGGTACCTGATCCGGGCTATCCCATTTATAGTGCCAGTATCTTGCTGGCCGGAGGGGAATTATATCCTTTGCCGCTGAAGGAAGAAAACGGTTTTCTGCCCCGGCTGGAGGATATTCCGGCAGAGGTGGCCCGGCGGGCGAAACTGCTGACCCTCAATTACCCCAGCAATCCGGTGGCGGCGGTGGCGGACCGAGCCTTTTTCCGGCAGGCAGTGGAATTCGCCCGGCAGTATGATTTACTGGTTTGTCATGATGCGGCCTATTCCGAACTGGCTTTTGATGGTTTTAAGCCTATGAGTTTTCTGGAGGTACCCGGGGCGAGGGAGGTAGGGGTGGAGTTTCACTCCTGTTCCAAGTCCTTTAATATGGCGGGTTGCCGTATAGGCTTTGTAGTAGGCAATCAGGAGGTTATCGCCAACCTGAATAAAATCAAATCCAATATCGATTATGGAGTTTTTAGCGCGGTTCAGGAGGCAGCAATTGCGGCCTTAGAAGGTCCCCAGGATTTTGTTCGGGAAAATGCAGCTACTTATCAGAAACGGCGGGATGTGCTGGTAGAAGGACTGGCTGAAGCGGGCTGGCAGATTCCCAAACCGAAAGGCTCCATGTTTTTATGGGCCCGGATTCCGGCCGGTTTTTCCACTTCCATGGAGTTTGCCCTCACATTACTGGAAAAAGCCGGAGTGCTGGTGATTCCCGGTCATGCCTTTGGGGCGCAGGGGGAAGGATATGTACGCATCGCCCTGACCCAGGAAGTGCCGCTCTTACAGGAAGCAGTGGCCCGAATTAAAGCTAATTTTCATTTCTGA
- the cbiQ gene encoding cobalt ECF transporter T component CbiQ translates to MFNIDQFAYNNRLRHVHPLEKLLLTGLTMGAVLSHPQPVVTGLVLLIMNGILWGRAGIPLRYLVRLLLLPFSFLLLSAWTILLSLSTEPVSGIITWKIGPLFAGIDWRQLGLALRVILQALAAVSCLYFLILTTPMVEILGILRRLQIPPLLLELMGLVYRFIFVLAETAVQIQISQASRWGYASLGNSYRSLGQLITALLFKSQQRSRQLYQALEARGYQGELRVLEPEYHWSGANLALIALVQMVLWFMALNGGGEKIVIFHS, encoded by the coding sequence ATGTTTAATATCGATCAATTTGCTTATAATAACCGGCTGCGTCATGTTCATCCTCTGGAAAAATTGCTATTGACCGGATTAACTATGGGGGCGGTCTTGAGCCATCCCCAACCGGTGGTAACGGGCCTGGTGCTGCTAATAATGAATGGAATTTTATGGGGGCGGGCTGGTATACCCTTGCGCTATCTGGTGCGGCTGCTGCTTTTGCCTTTTTCCTTTTTGCTGCTCAGTGCCTGGACGATTTTGTTAAGCCTCAGTACCGAGCCGGTTAGTGGGATTATAACCTGGAAAATCGGGCCGCTGTTTGCAGGGATTGACTGGCGGCAGCTGGGGCTGGCCCTGCGGGTTATACTACAGGCTCTGGCTGCTGTCAGCTGCCTTTACTTTCTCATCCTGACTACACCGATGGTTGAGATCCTGGGAATTCTGCGCCGTTTGCAGATTCCGCCCCTGCTACTGGAACTGATGGGATTGGTTTATCGCTTTATCTTTGTGCTGGCGGAAACAGCAGTACAGATCCAGATTTCCCAGGCTTCCCGCTGGGGCTATGCCAGTCTGGGCAATTCCTACCGCTCCCTGGGCCAGTTGATAACCGCTCTGTTGTTCAAATCCCAGCAGCGTTCCCGCCAGCTCTATCAAGCTCTGGAGGCCAGGGGTTATCAGGGGGAGTTAAGGGTATTGGAACCGGAATATCACTGGTCCGGTGCCAATCTGGCCTTGATTGCTCTGGTACAAATGGTACTCTGGTTTATGGCATTAAACGGGGGAGGAGAAAAAATTGTCATCTTTCATTCTTGA
- a CDS encoding 4Fe-4S binding protein — protein MPIYIDKKLCDQNKDCPAATYCVPLALRYDKERGEIVYDREKCMSCGTCVVHCGPGAIYFAQDDEELALLVEELKRLEEENG, from the coding sequence ATGCCTATCTACATCGACAAAAAGCTATGTGACCAGAACAAGGACTGTCCGGCAGCGACCTATTGTGTACCCCTGGCCCTGCGCTATGACAAAGAACGGGGTGAAATCGTCTATGATCGGGAGAAATGCATGAGCTGTGGCACCTGTGTGGTCCATTGCGGACCGGGGGCCATCTACTTCGCTCAGGATGACGAGGAACTGGCTCTGCTGGTAGAGGAGCTGAAACGGTTAGAAGAGGAAAACGGCTAA
- a CDS encoding heavy metal translocating P-type ATPase produces MNKGLLAKQHAQKVLLLQGLSCANCAAKIEEKVRNLDGVRAATLDFVAQRLTIEVENQEETDRIVTEAARIAQQIEAGLEVREEEKGLPEEQLLTAVKKGELLRLGIGALVYLLALVLKMPTGLELLLFLLAYGLVGGEIVLKAMKNIGRGQVFDENFLMTIATLGAFALREYPEAVAVMLFYQVGELLQDMAVQRSRRSIQAVLAIRPDSANLLLGQEVKRVKPEEVPVGAFILVKAGEKIPLDGRIVLGSSTVDTSALTGEALPRTVREGDEVLAGFINQNGLLTIEVTRAYEESAVARILELVQSAATQKAPTENFITTFARYYTPAVVLAAAAIALIPPLTFSTAGFSLWLYRALVFLVVSCPCALVVSIPLGFFGGLGAAARRGILVKGGNYLEALSKLEAVVFDKTGTLTQGVFQVVEVVPAGKWPREEILAYAALAESFSNHPLARSVLAAWGQPVEQVLVSEYEEISGQGVKAVVQGTRVIAGKRQLLETEGIAVPVTEVEGTVIWLALAGEYAGYIRLADQLKPDAKQAINSLRQLGIRRLVMLTGDSQAAARQVAEQLGITEVKAELLPQDKVVWLEKIEQEKTAQEKVAFVGDGINDAPVLARADIGIAMGGLGADAAIEAADVVLMRDEPVQLVEAVQIARRTKQIVWQNIALAFGVKGMVLLLGAGGLATMWEAVFADVGVALLAVLNALRILQSQRLPDRDPC; encoded by the coding sequence ATGAACAAAGGATTGCTAGCGAAACAGCATGCCCAAAAGGTCCTGCTGTTACAGGGCCTGTCCTGTGCCAATTGTGCTGCTAAAATCGAGGAAAAGGTGCGTAACCTGGATGGGGTGAGGGCAGCCACTCTGGATTTTGTTGCCCAGAGATTAACGATCGAGGTGGAGAACCAGGAGGAAACAGACCGGATTGTGACTGAAGCTGCGCGGATTGCACAGCAGATAGAGGCGGGACTGGAAGTCAGGGAAGAAGAGAAAGGATTACCAGAGGAGCAACTCCTGACAGCAGTAAAAAAAGGGGAATTGTTGCGTTTAGGAATAGGAGCGCTGGTTTACCTGCTGGCCCTGGTTTTGAAAATGCCGACAGGGCTGGAATTGCTGCTGTTCTTGCTGGCCTATGGCCTGGTGGGTGGGGAAATAGTACTCAAGGCTATGAAAAATATCGGCAGGGGGCAGGTGTTTGATGAAAATTTCCTCATGACCATTGCAACTCTGGGCGCTTTTGCCCTGCGGGAATATCCGGAAGCGGTAGCGGTGATGCTTTTTTACCAGGTGGGTGAGCTTTTGCAGGATATGGCTGTACAGCGTTCCCGCCGTTCCATTCAGGCGGTGCTGGCTATCCGTCCTGACTCGGCCAATTTGTTGCTGGGGCAGGAAGTAAAAAGGGTGAAGCCGGAGGAGGTGCCGGTGGGAGCTTTCATTCTGGTAAAAGCAGGGGAAAAAATACCCTTGGACGGGAGAATAGTGCTAGGCTCCTCAACGGTGGATACTTCGGCTTTAACCGGGGAAGCTTTGCCACGTACGGTACGGGAAGGAGATGAAGTGCTGGCGGGATTTATTAATCAGAATGGGCTGTTGACCATTGAAGTAACCAGGGCCTATGAGGAATCCGCTGTAGCCCGTATCCTAGAGCTGGTGCAATCTGCTGCTACCCAGAAAGCGCCGACGGAAAACTTTATTACCACTTTTGCCCGCTATTATACCCCGGCGGTGGTGCTGGCGGCTGCAGCAATAGCCTTGATTCCACCTTTGACCTTTTCGACAGCGGGTTTTTCCCTCTGGCTTTACCGGGCCCTGGTCTTTCTGGTTGTCTCCTGCCCCTGTGCCCTGGTGGTTTCCATTCCCCTCGGTTTCTTTGGAGGTCTGGGAGCGGCAGCCCGCCGGGGGATCCTGGTCAAGGGGGGCAATTATCTGGAAGCCCTGAGTAAACTGGAAGCAGTAGTATTTGACAAAACCGGGACCCTGACTCAGGGGGTTTTTCAGGTGGTAGAGGTAGTACCGGCGGGAAAGTGGCCCAGAGAAGAGATACTGGCCTATGCGGCACTGGCGGAGAGTTTTTCTAATCATCCCCTGGCCCGTTCAGTGCTGGCAGCCTGGGGACAGCCGGTAGAGCAGGTTCTGGTCAGCGAGTATGAAGAAATCAGCGGCCAGGGTGTGAAGGCTGTGGTCCAGGGTACCAGGGTTATTGCTGGTAAACGGCAACTGCTGGAGACAGAAGGTATTGCCGTACCGGTAACAGAGGTGGAAGGCACGGTAATCTGGCTGGCCCTTGCCGGGGAATATGCCGGCTATATCCGGCTGGCAGACCAGCTGAAACCTGATGCAAAGCAAGCTATTAACAGTCTACGGCAGCTGGGCATCCGGCGGCTGGTGATGCTGACCGGGGATAGCCAGGCAGCGGCCCGGCAGGTAGCGGAACAGCTGGGTATTACTGAGGTTAAGGCGGAATTGTTGCCCCAGGACAAAGTAGTCTGGCTGGAAAAAATCGAACAGGAAAAAACTGCTCAAGAGAAAGTAGCTTTTGTGGGTGATGGCATCAATGATGCTCCTGTCTTGGCCCGGGCCGATATCGGAATCGCCATGGGGGGGCTGGGGGCAGATGCTGCCATTGAAGCTGCAGATGTGGTGCTGATGCGGGATGAACCGGTACAGCTGGTAGAAGCCGTGCAGATAGCCCGCCGCACCAAACAAATTGTCTGGCAGAATATTGCCCTGGCTTTTGGGGTAAAAGGGATGGTACTTCTGTTAGGAGCCGGAGGACTGGCCACCATGTGGGAAGCGGTTTTCGCTGATGTAGGAGTGGCTCTGCTGGCTGTTTTAAATGCTCTGCGGATCTTGCAGAGCCAGAGACTACCGGATAGAGACCCTTGCTGA
- a CDS encoding HAD family hydrolase, whose amino-acid sequence MKRDTILFDLDGTLLPIDQELFMQEYLQAVAEHFHWLADRKTFLRHFWQATEAMIANDGRLTNAEAFWHTFTRLTEKGQEELLPHFEKYYLEVFPQLKKCCQPTPLARQVVEKALAKGYQVVLATNPLFPVEATRERMHWAGIADLPWLHVTYYDSYRSSKPAVRYFLEVCENINRPPEACFMFGNDAQEDLVATTLGITTGLVTDCLIDRGEPTYPAHWRGTLAELLDWLDQLPAL is encoded by the coding sequence ATGAAACGGGACACGATTTTATTTGACCTGGACGGTACATTACTGCCTATTGATCAGGAATTATTCATGCAGGAATATTTGCAGGCGGTAGCTGAGCATTTCCACTGGCTGGCAGACCGCAAAACCTTTTTACGCCACTTCTGGCAGGCTACTGAGGCCATGATCGCCAATGATGGCCGCCTTACCAATGCCGAAGCTTTCTGGCATACCTTTACCCGTCTGACAGAAAAGGGACAGGAAGAACTCCTGCCCCATTTTGAAAAATACTATCTTGAAGTTTTTCCGCAGCTGAAAAAGTGCTGTCAGCCTACGCCCCTGGCCCGGCAGGTGGTAGAAAAAGCCCTGGCCAAAGGCTACCAGGTAGTGCTGGCCACCAATCCCCTCTTCCCTGTGGAAGCTACCCGGGAACGCATGCACTGGGCTGGTATCGCCGACCTGCCCTGGCTCCATGTCACCTATTATGACAGCTACCGCAGTTCCAAACCAGCAGTCCGTTATTTCCTTGAAGTATGTGAAAATATTAACCGCCCCCCGGAAGCCTGTTTCATGTTCGGCAATGATGCGCAGGAGGACCTGGTGGCTACCACTCTGGGTATCACCACCGGTCTGGTCACTGATTGCCTCATCGACCGGGGTGAACCCACTTATCCCGCTCACTGGCGAGGAACCCTGGCCGAGCTCCTGGACTGGCTGGACCAGCTTCCTGCCCTTTAA
- a CDS encoding tRNA 2-thiocytidine biosynthesis TtcA family protein, whose product MRLALPKKYIRPLWRAIIEFDLLSPGDRVLVGFSGGKDSSFLLYALSVLRKHAPFPFEVGALTIDLGFETGFPRQELEAFCQRVDVPFYTVHTKISELALGEDRQSACARCSFFRRGTFNAFARAHGFNKVAYAHHYDDAVETFLMSILYSGQIQTFQPKTWLDESQLWVIRPLVYFREKEIRRAGKELGIQPIPSPCPLDGYTKRAEVKELLRQLGRQNRQVFANVAAAMREGTPVERWPRELSKKEIWQKSLDFWRNKS is encoded by the coding sequence GTGCGTTTAGCTTTGCCGAAAAAATATATTCGCCCTCTCTGGCGGGCTATTATCGAATTTGATTTGCTCAGTCCGGGGGACCGGGTGCTGGTAGGCTTTTCTGGCGGGAAGGACAGTTCTTTTTTGCTCTATGCCCTTTCGGTATTACGCAAGCATGCGCCTTTCCCTTTTGAAGTAGGGGCCCTGACCATTGACCTGGGCTTTGAAACGGGTTTTCCCCGGCAGGAATTGGAGGCCTTTTGTCAGCGAGTAGATGTGCCTTTTTATACTGTTCATACTAAAATTAGCGAGCTGGCCCTGGGGGAGGATCGGCAAAGTGCCTGTGCCCGCTGTTCTTTTTTTCGGCGCGGAACCTTCAATGCCTTTGCCAGAGCCCATGGTTTCAACAAGGTGGCTTATGCCCATCACTATGATGATGCCGTAGAAACCTTTTTGATGAGCATCCTTTACAGTGGCCAAATCCAGACTTTCCAGCCCAAAACCTGGCTGGATGAAAGCCAGCTCTGGGTAATCCGGCCGCTGGTCTATTTCCGGGAGAAGGAAATCCGGCGAGCTGGGAAGGAGCTGGGGATTCAACCCATCCCCAGCCCCTGTCCTTTAGATGGCTATACCAAAAGGGCAGAAGTGAAGGAGCTGTTACGCCAGCTTGGCCGGCAAAACCGCCAGGTCTTTGCCAATGTAGCCGCTGCCATGCGGGAAGGCACCCCGGTGGAGCGCTGGCCCCGGGAATTGAGCAAGAAAGAGATCTGGCAAAAGAGCCTGGACTTCTGGCGGAACAAGAGTTAA
- a CDS encoding DNA-3-methyladenine glycosylase family protein → MQHEFYWNPPAPTDLPGMLKRMRSAGQDVLYRLGENGLQKALSWDGRPVLLTVQEEGTVTKPCWHIEVAGPELPPDWQERAIAYLSHVFCLNFDLPAFYQFCRQHLPLAALVERFYGQRMILEPTLYEAAISSIIAQQLNLSFCAQLKRNLLVRCNCQWHWEGVDWLLFPEPQQLVRLTAEDLRLLKFSRSKAEYVLGVAQATATGQLNWSKVETMPEQEAMSYLISWRGIGRWTAECILLFGQGRSDLLPAADIGLRNAVGQLWGLGRQATEAEVREIGEGWRPYRSWVTHYLWLSLTENSGKDL, encoded by the coding sequence ATGCAACACGAATTTTACTGGAATCCCCCTGCTCCTACCGATTTACCGGGAATGCTGAAACGAATGCGTTCTGCCGGTCAGGATGTACTCTACCGGCTGGGGGAGAATGGTTTACAAAAGGCCCTGAGCTGGGATGGTCGACCTGTTTTATTGACAGTACAGGAAGAAGGCACAGTAACCAAACCCTGCTGGCATATTGAGGTGGCTGGCCCCGAGCTACCGCCTGACTGGCAGGAACGGGCTATTGCCTATTTAAGCCATGTCTTTTGCCTGAATTTTGATTTGCCTGCTTTTTATCAGTTTTGCCGCCAGCATCTTCCCCTGGCTGCTCTGGTGGAGCGTTTCTATGGTCAGCGCATGATCCTGGAGCCGACTCTTTATGAAGCGGCCATTAGCTCTATAATTGCCCAGCAGCTCAATCTCAGTTTTTGCGCCCAGCTGAAACGGAATTTGCTGGTCCGTTGTAATTGCCAGTGGCACTGGGAAGGGGTGGACTGGCTGTTGTTTCCTGAGCCGCAACAACTGGTCAGGTTGACCGCGGAAGATTTACGTTTACTCAAGTTCAGCCGCAGTAAGGCAGAATATGTACTGGGAGTGGCCCAGGCTACAGCAACAGGCCAGCTGAACTGGAGCAAGGTTGAAACCATGCCGGAACAGGAGGCGATGAGCTATTTAATTTCCTGGCGGGGCATTGGGCGCTGGACAGCAGAGTGTATCCTGCTGTTTGGCCAGGGGCGGTCGGACTTGTTGCCGGCAGCGGATATCGGTTTACGTAATGCGGTTGGGCAGCTGTGGGGGCTGGGACGCCAGGCAACTGAAGCTGAAGTACGGGAAATCGGGGAAGGCTGGCGGCCCTACCGGAGCTGGGTAACCCATTATCTCTGGTTGAGTTTAACAGAAAATTCAGGCAAAGACTTGTAA
- a CDS encoding energy-coupling factor ABC transporter ATP-binding protein codes for MSSFILEACAVEFAYPDGTVALQGVNMAIERGKKIAVLGSNGAGKSTLFLHFNGILRPRQGEIRFAGHKVSYKHKDLLELRKRVGIVFQDPDSQLFSASVYQEISFGPLNLGLAEAEVRRRVEQALAATEISHLRDKPTHALSYGQKKRVSLAAILAMEPEVLICDEPTAWLDPRHSRQVMELLDNISDKGTTVILSTHDVELAYDWADYVYVMQQGRVIGQGTPAEIFLDEKLLQQADLTQPWLVEVYQALRQRGLTNRPLPRNRQELLALVLAQ; via the coding sequence TTGTCATCTTTCATTCTTGAGGCCTGTGCCGTGGAATTTGCCTATCCGGATGGGACGGTAGCATTGCAGGGTGTGAATATGGCGATTGAACGGGGAAAGAAAATTGCCGTGCTGGGGTCCAATGGGGCGGGCAAATCCACCCTGTTTTTGCACTTTAACGGAATTTTACGGCCCCGGCAGGGGGAAATCCGTTTTGCCGGGCATAAAGTCAGCTATAAACATAAAGATTTACTGGAGCTGCGCAAACGGGTGGGGATTGTTTTTCAGGACCCGGATAGCCAGCTATTTTCCGCCAGTGTCTATCAGGAGATTTCCTTTGGCCCCCTCAATCTAGGCTTGGCGGAAGCGGAGGTGCGGCGGAGGGTGGAACAGGCTCTGGCAGCCACGGAGATCAGCCATTTACGGGATAAACCGACCCATGCCTTGAGTTACGGGCAGAAAAAACGGGTTTCCCTGGCGGCCATTCTGGCCATGGAGCCGGAAGTGCTGATTTGTGATGAGCCTACAGCCTGGCTGGATCCGCGCCATTCCAGACAAGTAATGGAATTGCTGGATAATATTAGCGACAAGGGGACGACGGTCATCCTTTCCACCCATGATGTGGAACTGGCCTATGACTGGGCAGATTATGTCTATGTCATGCAACAGGGACGGGTAATCGGGCAGGGAACACCGGCGGAAATTTTCCTGGATGAAAAGCTTCTGCAACAGGCAGATCTGACTCAGCCCTGGCTGGTTGAGGTATATCAGGCCTTGAGGCAACGGGGGCTAACTAACCGGCCGCTGCCGCGCAATCGACAGGAGTTGCTGGCCCTGGTGCTGGCTCAATAA